A window of the Apodemus sylvaticus chromosome 15, mApoSyl1.1, whole genome shotgun sequence genome harbors these coding sequences:
- the Smim34 gene encoding small integral membrane protein 34 translates to MGTSDALGGNGSPASVEQVGAVGRLYTPSGACPFPLDIFIQETLIEEAAIKWTPQEAFNQTQSGSFLRDPSEGKNSTSSTRTLRLPDATSAAWYILTIVGIYGLIFVFRLASNILRKNERSLEDVYYSNLTSELKRKGLQGKAGQGLSPISSNADAHSPQQIGLEPKCEDSRFMGTQVVP, encoded by the exons ATGGGTACATCAGATGCCCTTGGGGGCAATGGGTCCCCTGCTTCCGTGGAGCAGGTGGGAGCAGTGGG GAGACTCTACACGCCGTCCGGGGCCTGTCCCTTCCCGCTGGACATCTTCATCCAGGAGACCCTCATCGAAGAAGCTG CAATCAAGTGGACACCCCAAGAAGCCTTCAACCAGACCCAGTCTGGCTCCTTCCTGCGTGACCCCTCGGAGGGGAAGAACAGCACCAGTTCCACCAGGACCCTGAGGCTGCCAGACGCAACCAGCGCCGCCTGGTACATCCTCACCATTGTTGGCATCTATGGGCTGATCTTCGTCTTCCGGCTGGCCAGCAACATTCTCAGGAAAAACGAGAGGTCCTTGGAGGACGTTTACTACTCAAACTTAACTTCTGAACTCAAGAGGAAAGGGCTTCAGGGCAAGGCGGGCCAGGGTTTGTCACCGATCTCCAGCAATGCAGACGCCCATAGTCCCCAGCAGATTGGCCTGGAACCAAAGTGTGAAGACAGCAGGTTCATGGGGACCCAGGTGGTCCCTTGA